A part of Methanomassiliicoccales archaeon genomic DNA contains:
- the argH gene encoding argininosuccinate lyase, with the protein MSEKVLWSGRFDKAPTSEMIAFTTSLPVDIRLAWYDVVGSIAHAKMLAKQKIITEEDGDKIITGLKQMLREIESGHIELDMSSEDVHSGVEGLLTKRIGEAGARLHTARSRNDQVITDFRMYMRDVTLMTIEATVALQESLLEQAKRHIDTVMPGFTHLQHAQPVTLGYHLMAHAFKVQRDADRLIDSYKRLNVCPLGSAALAGTTYPIDRHMTSHLLGFDRPTDNGMDSVSDRDFAVEYCFISSLGMCHLSSLAEEMVIWSSPEFGFVEISDSFSTGSSIMPQKKNPDVAELVRGRTARGTGSLMSMLTLIKGLPMSYNRDLQEDKEAVFRTADNYIACLRMMAGMLAEAKFNGARMREAAKNGLLNATDLADYLVKKGMPFRQAHEVVGKMVRHCVKTSRSLEDLDLNEMRTFSDLIGPDVQKVLDIEECVKRRTSFGGTSPVQVENQIKTVTSKKEDHLFFIKKERERSVQVWNGLMYGL; encoded by the coding sequence ACGATGTCGTTGGTTCGATCGCTCACGCTAAAATGCTAGCGAAGCAGAAGATCATCACAGAGGAGGACGGCGACAAAATAATCACCGGGCTTAAACAGATGCTCAGGGAGATCGAGAGCGGTCATATCGAGCTTGACATGTCCAGCGAGGATGTCCATTCGGGCGTTGAAGGTCTTCTGACAAAAAGAATAGGTGAAGCTGGGGCCAGATTACATACGGCCCGTAGCAGGAACGACCAGGTGATCACGGATTTCCGCATGTATATGAGGGACGTCACCCTGATGACGATAGAGGCGACCGTGGCCCTTCAAGAATCCTTGCTGGAACAGGCCAAAAGGCACATCGACACCGTCATGCCGGGTTTCACACACCTACAACACGCCCAACCTGTGACCTTGGGCTATCATCTGATGGCCCATGCGTTCAAGGTCCAGAGGGATGCTGACCGCCTCATCGACTCTTACAAGAGGTTGAACGTCTGTCCCCTTGGGTCCGCTGCACTGGCAGGGACCACATACCCGATAGACCGCCATATGACAAGCCATCTGTTGGGATTCGACCGCCCCACCGACAACGGAATGGACTCGGTCAGCGATCGCGATTTTGCAGTGGAGTATTGCTTCATATCATCTTTAGGCATGTGCCATTTAAGTTCGCTTGCCGAAGAGATGGTCATCTGGAGCAGTCCGGAGTTTGGATTCGTGGAGATCAGCGATTCTTTCAGCACTGGGAGCTCCATCATGCCTCAGAAGAAGAACCCGGACGTGGCAGAACTTGTACGGGGAAGGACCGCACGGGGGACCGGTTCATTGATGTCGATGCTCACACTTATCAAGGGTCTCCCGATGTCATACAACAGGGACCTCCAAGAGGACAAGGAGGCGGTGTTCAGGACCGCGGACAACTATATCGCTTGCCTCAGGATGATGGCCGGTATGCTTGCGGAAGCAAAATTCAATGGCGCAAGGATGCGGGAGGCCGCTAAGAACGGTCTCCTGAACGCCACGGACCTGGCCGATTACCTTGTTAAGAAGGGCATGCCTTTCCGTCAAGCGCATGAGGTCGTTGGGAAGATGGTGCGCCATTGTGTAAAGACGTCGAGGTCGTTAGAGGATCTGGACCTGAATGAGATGAGGACGTTCTCTGACCTGATCGGTCCAGATGTCCAGAAGGTGCTCGATATCGAGGAATGTGTGAAGAGGAGGACGTCCTTCGGAGGAACTTCCCCGGTCCAGGTCGAGAATCAGATAAAGACTGTCACCAGCAAGAAAGAGGACCATCTCTTCTTCATAAAAAAAGAAAGAGAGCGCTCTGTCCAGGTCTGGAATGGGCTCATGTACGGTCTATGA